One part of the Arabidopsis thaliana chromosome 4, partial sequence genome encodes these proteins:
- a CDS encoding AP2/B3-like transcriptional factor family protein (AP2/B3-like transcriptional factor family protein; FUNCTIONS IN: DNA binding, sequence-specific DNA binding transcription factor activity; INVOLVED IN: regulation of transcription, DNA-dependent; LOCATED IN: cellular_component unknown; CONTAINS InterPro DOMAIN/s: Transcriptional factor B3 (InterPro:IPR003340); BEST Arabidopsis thaliana protein match is: Transcriptional factor B3 family protein (TAIR:AT2G24700.1); Has 377 Blast hits to 274 proteins in 11 species: Archae - 0; Bacteria - 0; Metazoa - 0; Fungi - 0; Plants - 377; Viruses - 0; Other Eukaryotes - 0 (source: NCBI BLink).): MADPVLQSPKNSHFFQPLLPGFDSYLNIPVKFFSKRIQGRNEGRTVELRTDASEKTWQVKIQGRRLTVGWKEFASAHDFRVGDIIVFRHEGSLVFHVTALGPSCCEIQYVPSCNNQENISNLSMKQSIKTELESSLDEDKVNMGKFPRKKHVKKRIPEAEAKSFSSDKSCFVAHVTDSNLREDTLFLPRKFDRSDGLIKGSNKIVLMNEEARTWTLILKFRNSSRTFYMRGGWTSFSMSMGLNLEIPSRLN; this comes from the exons AACATTCCTGTGAAGTTTTTCTCAAAACGCATACAAGGAAGAAACGAAGGAAGGACAGTGGAGCTAAGAACCGACGCGTCTGAAAAAACTTGGCAAGTTAAGATCCAAGGTCGGAGACTAACAGTGGGCTGGAAAGAGTTCGCCAGCGCGCATGATTTCCGAGTTGGGGATATTATCGTTTTCAGACACGAAGGATCTTTGGTATTTCATGTCACTGCATTGGGACCCAGTTGCTGTGAGATTCAATATGTACCGTCTTGCAATAATCAGGAGAACATTA GTAACTTGTCGATGAAGCAGAGCATAAAAACAGAACTAGAGTCTTCACTCGACGAAGACAAAGTTAACATGG gaaagtttccaagaaaaaaacatgtgaaGAAGAGGATTCCTGAAGCAGAAGCCAAGTCTTTTTCATCAGACAAGTCCTGTTTCGTTGCACATGTAACAGATTCTAACTTACGAGAGGATACACTG TTTCTTCCAAGGAAGTTTGATAGGTCCGATGGTCTGATTAAAGGAAGTAACAAGATTGTTCTGATGAATGAAGAAGCAAGGACATGGACGCTTATTCTGAAGTTTAGGAATTCAAGTAGAACGTTTTACATGAGGGGTGGCTGGACAAGTTTCTCCATGAGCATGGGCTTAAACCTGGAGATTCCGTCACGTTTAAACTAG